From bacterium (Candidatus Blackallbacteria) CG13_big_fil_rev_8_21_14_2_50_49_14, the proteins below share one genomic window:
- a CDS encoding alanine--glyoxylate aminotransferase, whose translation MGPGPSDVPERILQAMARPTIGHLDPAFIGLMDEIKTLLQYAFQTSYALTFPVSAPGSAGMETCFVNLLEPGDTAIVCINGVFGGRMKENIERCGAQAVVVEDAWGEPVTPEKVEMALKAHPEASLLAFVHAETSTGALSDAKTLSELGHAHDCLVLADTVTSLGGVPLVVEAWRLDAVYSGTQKCLSAPPGLSPVSFSPQALEKIQQRRSRVQSWFLDLNLILGYWGQGARRAYHHTAPVNSLYALHEALRMLQEEGLEQAWERHRHWHGVLREGLEELGLKMVVPEAARLPQLNTVWIPEGVEDAAVRQRLLQEFGLEIGAGLGSLAGKVWRIGLMGYSCREENVVRCLQALRQVLV comes from the coding sequence CCAGGTCCTTCGGATGTGCCTGAAAGAATTCTTCAGGCCATGGCCCGCCCCACGATTGGGCATCTTGACCCTGCTTTTATTGGCCTGATGGATGAAATCAAAACTTTGCTTCAGTATGCTTTTCAAACTTCCTATGCCCTGACCTTTCCTGTTTCTGCGCCGGGCTCGGCCGGCATGGAGACCTGTTTTGTGAATCTGCTGGAGCCAGGCGATACCGCGATTGTCTGCATAAATGGGGTTTTTGGCGGGCGCATGAAAGAAAATATTGAGCGTTGCGGGGCCCAGGCGGTGGTGGTTGAAGATGCCTGGGGAGAGCCTGTTACGCCTGAAAAGGTCGAAATGGCCCTCAAAGCGCATCCTGAAGCCAGTCTTCTGGCTTTTGTGCATGCCGAAACCTCTACGGGTGCTCTTTCAGATGCTAAAACCCTGTCTGAATTGGGGCATGCCCATGACTGTCTGGTGCTGGCCGATACGGTGACCTCTTTGGGGGGCGTACCCCTGGTGGTTGAGGCCTGGCGATTGGATGCCGTGTATTCAGGCACGCAGAAATGTCTTTCTGCTCCGCCGGGGCTCTCTCCTGTCAGTTTCAGCCCCCAAGCTCTGGAGAAAATTCAGCAGCGGCGCTCGCGGGTGCAAAGCTGGTTCCTTGATTTGAACCTGATTCTGGGGTATTGGGGCCAGGGAGCCCGAAGGGCCTATCATCACACTGCGCCGGTCAACAGTTTGTATGCCTTGCATGAGGCTTTGCGCATGCTGCAGGAAGAAGGGCTTGAACAGGCCTGGGAACGTCATCGCCATTGGCATGGGGTTTTGCGTGAGGGTTTAGAGGAATTGGGCTTGAAGATGGTGGTGCCTGAAGCGGCCCGCCTGCCCCAACTCAATACGGTCTGGATTCCTGAGGGCGTAGAGGATGCTGCTGTGCGGCAGCGTCTGCTCCAGGAGTTTGGCTTGGAAATCGGAGCTGGGTTGGGAAGCCTGGCGGGAAAAGTTTGGCGCATTGGTCTGATGGGCTATAGCTGCCGGGAAGAAAATGTTGTGCGCTGTCTGCAGGCACTTCGTCAGGTGCTGGTTTGA